One window of the Chitinophaga niabensis genome contains the following:
- the corA gene encoding magnesium/cobalt transporter CorA, with protein sequence MGKHGLIPIPDAINPFKVRKQRLMNFNPVTASTSRKKVDKVKITVFEFDAHSIREEVMDSVSDCFKFRETKTIKWINVDGVRREEVEKICEHFHIHYLLMEDIMSEGQRAKMDEIGENVFCLLPMMYFLSESSTIDQEQVSLVLAKNVVISFQDDPDRDVFNPIRDRLRTGGTKIRHSGADYLLYALLDIIVDNYFMVMDSLGERIEVLEEIIPRQPNNRTLARINFLRKEMLVFKRGITPVREVMNGLMKSENDLLHENTVKYFKDVYDHIVQAVDLSENYRELVMNLQELYHAQMNQKLNEVMKVLAVVTTLLAPLTVITGIYGMNFDVMPELRSPYGYFIVLAVMLFIFVSMLMIFRKRGWF encoded by the coding sequence ATGGGCAAGCACGGTTTAATTCCAATTCCTGATGCGATCAATCCTTTCAAAGTAAGGAAGCAGCGCCTCATGAACTTCAACCCCGTAACGGCAAGCACGTCCCGCAAAAAAGTGGATAAAGTGAAGATCACCGTTTTCGAATTCGATGCCCACAGCATCCGGGAAGAGGTGATGGATTCGGTATCCGATTGTTTCAAATTCCGGGAAACCAAAACCATTAAGTGGATCAATGTGGATGGGGTCCGCCGGGAAGAAGTGGAAAAGATCTGTGAACATTTCCACATCCACTACCTGCTCATGGAGGATATCATGAGCGAAGGCCAGCGCGCCAAAATGGATGAGATAGGAGAAAACGTTTTCTGCCTCCTGCCCATGATGTATTTCTTGTCCGAAAGTTCTACTATCGATCAGGAACAGGTAAGCCTCGTTCTCGCAAAAAATGTGGTGATCTCCTTCCAGGACGACCCGGACCGCGATGTATTCAATCCCATCCGGGACAGACTCCGCACCGGCGGAACAAAGATCCGGCACTCAGGGGCAGATTACCTTTTATACGCTTTGCTGGATATTATTGTGGATAACTACTTTATGGTAATGGATAGCCTGGGCGAGCGGATAGAAGTATTGGAAGAGATCATCCCCCGCCAACCGAACAACCGTACCTTGGCCCGTATCAACTTTTTACGGAAAGAAATGCTCGTATTCAAAAGAGGCATCACCCCTGTCCGTGAGGTTATGAACGGTTTGATGAAATCAGAGAATGATCTGCTGCATGAGAATACCGTAAAGTATTTCAAGGATGTATACGATCACATTGTACAGGCTGTTGATCTTTCCGAAAACTATCGCGAGCTGGTGATGAACCTGCAGGAACTATATCATGCACAGATGAACCAGAAGCTGAATGAGGTGATGAAAGTATTGGCGGTGGTAACAACACTCCTGGCGCCACTCACGGTGATCACAGGAATTTACGGAATGAACTTCGATGTAATGCCGGAGCTGAGAAGCCCTTACGGTTACTTCATTGTGTTGGCAGTGATGTTATTCATCTTCGTTTCCATGCTGATGATCTTCAGGAAACGGGGTTGGTTTTAA
- a CDS encoding DUF3472 domain-containing protein yields MNKQRYSLLTLACLAIANLSLAQKTQNTPVTLPGFTAYAVPEENGVDISGRNGVVKWTDNTNAVNFYFHTSHTGSLKLALQAKSDAPAKIRVTLNGVEKIISIPNGTDYTSIPVLQTKLKDTGFYTISLKGLEKQGSVYADVKSITLEGPATKDIQFNPKPWRRSASVHLGYTVPDDKKVEWFYGEIKVPEGQDKLGTYFMSCGFHRGYFGMQVNGPQERRIIFSVWDSGKEPDSRAKVKYEDQVTLTAKGDSVVASGFGGEGTGGHSHWVYNWKAGETYRFLMHAVPFGTNTQYTAYFYVPEHKEWKLIASFRAPKDGKYMGHLYSFLENFSFENGYLHRKGYFGNHWVKTNTGEWIELTKARFTNDATAKAKDRLDFGGGSENGMFYLWTAGFIPANAKLGDIFERPALGKHPEIDLPKF; encoded by the coding sequence ATGAATAAGCAACGCTACTCTCTCTTAACGCTGGCATGCCTGGCCATCGCAAACCTGTCTCTTGCACAGAAGACACAGAACACTCCCGTTACTTTACCTGGTTTTACCGCATACGCCGTTCCGGAAGAAAATGGTGTGGATATCTCCGGAAGAAATGGTGTGGTAAAATGGACGGACAATACCAATGCCGTGAATTTTTATTTCCACACATCGCATACCGGATCTCTGAAACTCGCACTGCAAGCCAAAAGCGATGCACCTGCAAAGATCAGGGTTACACTTAATGGTGTAGAAAAAATAATTTCCATTCCTAACGGCACAGACTACACGAGTATTCCGGTTTTACAAACAAAACTGAAGGACACGGGCTTTTATACGATCAGCCTCAAAGGCCTGGAAAAACAAGGCTCCGTATATGCCGATGTAAAAAGCATTACCCTGGAAGGTCCTGCCACAAAGGATATTCAGTTCAATCCAAAACCATGGCGCCGTTCCGCATCAGTCCATTTAGGATATACGGTACCGGATGATAAAAAAGTAGAATGGTTCTATGGTGAGATCAAAGTACCAGAGGGGCAGGATAAACTAGGTACCTATTTTATGTCCTGCGGATTCCACCGTGGTTATTTTGGAATGCAGGTGAACGGCCCACAGGAAAGAAGGATCATCTTTTCTGTATGGGATTCCGGCAAAGAACCGGATAGCCGTGCTAAGGTAAAGTATGAAGACCAGGTAACGCTCACCGCAAAAGGAGATAGTGTGGTCGCTTCCGGTTTTGGCGGAGAAGGTACTGGTGGCCACAGCCATTGGGTCTACAACTGGAAAGCCGGTGAAACTTACCGCTTCCTCATGCACGCCGTACCTTTCGGAACCAACACACAATACACGGCCTACTTTTATGTGCCCGAACATAAAGAGTGGAAACTGATTGCCAGCTTCCGCGCACCGAAAGATGGAAAATACATGGGCCACCTCTATTCTTTCCTGGAAAACTTCAGCTTTGAAAACGGGTACCTCCACCGCAAAGGATATTTTGGTAACCATTGGGTAAAAACCAATACCGGCGAATGGATAGAACTAACCAAAGCCCGCTTTACCAATGATGCTACGGCTAAGGCAAAAGACCGGTTGGATTTTGGCGGCGGCTCTGAAAATGGCATGTTCTATCTCTGGACTGCTGGTTTCATTCCCGCGAATGCCAAGCTGGGAGACATTTTCGAACGCCCCGCATTAGGAAAACATCCTGAAATAGACCTGCCAAAGTTCTGA
- a CDS encoding DUF2480 family protein gives MDEIINKVAQSALTTIDLENYYPQGETAVFDLKDHLFMELILKEKDFRAGLLTTDWEQYRDKNVAIICSADAIVPIWAYMLVASYLEPVARFYAFGDEDFVQKTLFLKNLGSIDPQRFQDQRVVVKGCGDKSITEAAYVEITRLLRPVAKSIMYGEPCSTVPVYKKK, from the coding sequence ATGGACGAGATTATTAATAAAGTAGCGCAGAGCGCACTGACCACCATAGATCTGGAAAATTACTACCCACAGGGAGAAACAGCCGTGTTTGATCTGAAGGACCATCTTTTTATGGAGCTGATCCTGAAGGAAAAAGATTTCAGGGCGGGGTTACTCACTACGGACTGGGAACAGTACAGGGATAAAAATGTAGCCATCATTTGCAGTGCGGATGCGATTGTTCCTATCTGGGCTTATATGCTGGTAGCCAGCTACTTAGAACCCGTTGCGCGTTTTTATGCATTTGGGGATGAAGACTTTGTGCAGAAGACCCTGTTCCTGAAAAATCTCGGAAGCATTGATCCTCAAAGGTTTCAGGACCAAAGGGTAGTGGTGAAAGGTTGTGGGGATAAATCCATTACCGAAGCTGCGTATGTGGAGATCACCCGTTTGCTCCGCCCGGTTGCGAAAAGTATTATGTATGGGGAGCCTTGTTCTACGGTGCCTGTGTATAAGAAAAAGTGA
- a CDS encoding septal ring lytic transglycosylase RlpA family protein — protein sequence MIQRYYIWLIAILCFSTSCARKITESGKASYYADKFQGRKTANGETFKQQRMTAAHPTLPFGTKVKVTNLNNGRSVKVRVNDRGPFVAGRIIDLSKKAARKLGMLQTGVANVKLKYKKKR from the coding sequence ATGATACAACGCTATTACATTTGGCTGATCGCCATCCTGTGCTTTTCCACATCCTGCGCCCGCAAAATAACGGAAAGCGGAAAAGCCTCTTACTACGCAGATAAGTTCCAGGGCCGCAAAACCGCCAATGGCGAAACCTTCAAACAACAACGGATGACGGCTGCGCATCCAACCCTCCCCTTCGGCACCAAAGTAAAGGTCACCAATCTGAACAATGGCCGCAGTGTAAAAGTGCGGGTGAACGACAGAGGTCCTTTTGTTGCCGGCCGCATCATCGACCTTTCCAAAAAAGCAGCCCGCAAATTAGGTATGCTGCAAACAGGAGTTGCCAATGTAAAGCTGAAATACAAGAAGAAACGCTAG
- a CDS encoding putative glycolipid-binding domain-containing protein yields MKKQIVWKGLFQQMMEYCNVETTETDIRIDGTIVGYGEDTPFSVNYDIILDRLWQVSSLEMAVEKAGEYSWISLQRDQDGVWTQSGHTRPEWAKCIDIDISLTPLTNTLPINRLQLEPKDRREIDVLYINIFKDEIKPVKQFYTNLGDDIYKYEGVFRDFTADLKVDEDGLVIDYPTLFSRIQS; encoded by the coding sequence ATGAAAAAACAAATAGTCTGGAAGGGCCTCTTCCAGCAAATGATGGAGTATTGCAATGTGGAAACAACGGAAACCGATATACGAATAGACGGAACAATTGTAGGTTATGGAGAAGATACCCCGTTCTCTGTTAACTATGATATTATATTAGACCGCCTCTGGCAGGTAAGCTCGCTGGAAATGGCGGTGGAAAAAGCCGGAGAATATTCCTGGATCTCTCTCCAGCGGGACCAGGATGGCGTATGGACCCAAAGCGGCCACACCCGGCCGGAATGGGCTAAGTGTATAGACATAGATATTTCTCTCACCCCGCTTACCAATACCCTCCCCATCAACAGGCTTCAGCTGGAACCTAAAGACAGGCGGGAAATTGATGTGCTTTACATCAATATTTTCAAAGACGAGATCAAACCCGTAAAACAGTTTTACACCAATCTCGGCGATGACATATATAAATACGAAGGTGTGTTCAGAGATTTCACGGCTGATTTGAAAGTAGACGAAGATGGATTGGTCATAGACTATCCCACACTCTTCTCCCGCATCCAGTCTTAA
- a CDS encoding helix-turn-helix transcriptional regulator, with product MKNSIKVERARKNLTQDELARLVGVSRQTINTIESNKYVPSTILALKISRVFEKPLEEVFELEEGD from the coding sequence ATGAAGAACAGCATCAAAGTGGAACGCGCCAGAAAGAACCTCACGCAGGATGAACTGGCCAGGCTGGTAGGCGTTTCCAGGCAAACCATCAATACCATCGAATCCAATAAATATGTGCCTTCCACCATTCTGGCCCTGAAAATTTCGAGGGTATTCGAAAAGCCGCTGGAAGAAGTTTTTGAGTTGGAAGAAGGAGATTAG
- a CDS encoding lipase family protein — translation MRGLIFGLLACIYFPLQAQQLKPGFDPKEYHDLLSLPERGDSSMDKHPDNYQLLYTSPEVGFYNRWFLWKRNDGVIVINIRGTIGKTESWLANFYAAMIPATGSLQLTDSTRFDYRLAKDSAAPYVHVGWTVSLGFLAPDIVTHIKEQYKAGAREFIIMGHSQGGAIAFLTRSYLEYLPGMPKDIKYKTYCSAAPKPGNLYYAYDFDFITRDGWGFRVVNSADWVPETPLSLQRVTDFNPVNPFIDIPGTLKKQKFFVRLYGKMVYNKLTRATNRSVRRYRKYLGNFVYKLSKKQLSQLQQPAYMYSNNYMTAGSPVILKADEEYFKQYPFDGKNVFIHHMPAHYLFLLKKYYP, via the coding sequence ATGCGCGGTTTAATTTTCGGATTACTGGCCTGCATCTATTTTCCCCTACAGGCTCAACAACTGAAACCCGGCTTTGACCCCAAAGAATACCACGATCTCCTCAGCCTCCCGGAAAGAGGAGATAGTAGTATGGACAAACATCCGGACAATTATCAACTCCTCTATACTTCCCCCGAAGTGGGTTTTTATAACCGCTGGTTCTTATGGAAACGGAATGATGGTGTGATTGTGATCAATATCCGTGGTACCATTGGAAAAACAGAAAGCTGGCTGGCGAATTTTTATGCGGCCATGATCCCGGCAACGGGCTCCCTGCAATTAACGGATAGTACACGATTTGATTATAGGCTGGCGAAGGATAGTGCTGCTCCTTATGTGCATGTGGGCTGGACGGTATCCCTGGGTTTCCTGGCCCCTGATATTGTAACGCATATCAAAGAGCAATATAAGGCCGGGGCGCGGGAGTTTATTATCATGGGCCATAGCCAGGGTGGGGCGATTGCTTTTTTAACCCGCTCTTATCTTGAATATTTACCGGGCATGCCAAAGGATATCAAATACAAAACCTATTGCAGTGCGGCACCTAAACCGGGGAACCTTTATTATGCGTATGATTTTGATTTCATTACAAGAGATGGATGGGGATTCAGGGTTGTGAACAGCGCGGACTGGGTTCCGGAAACGCCATTGTCCTTGCAAAGGGTAACCGACTTTAATCCTGTGAATCCGTTTATAGATATACCGGGAACTTTGAAAAAGCAGAAATTCTTTGTGCGGCTTTATGGCAAGATGGTATATAATAAACTCACGCGTGCAACGAACCGTTCTGTTCGCCGTTACCGGAAATACCTCGGCAACTTTGTGTATAAGTTATCAAAGAAACAACTGTCGCAACTCCAGCAGCCGGCCTATATGTACAGCAATAATTACATGACGGCCGGATCACCGGTTATACTGAAGGCAGATGAGGAATATTTTAAGCAATATCCATTTGATGGTAAAAATGTGTTCATCCATCACATGCCTGCGCATTATCTCTTCTTATTAAAGAAGTATTACCCTTAA
- a CDS encoding GNAT family N-acetyltransferase yields the protein MLTITKATADQIHIIQEIAYITWPETFGKILSKEQISYMLGMMYDDASLRSQITERGHVFLLANVDGVFGGFASYELNYKNELTAKLHKIYIRPDMQGKNIGKVLMTEVADIARKAGMQYLTLNVNRGNNAVGFYQRYGFEKTGEEDIDIGNGYFMNDAIMQMTL from the coding sequence ATGTTAACTATCACCAAAGCAACGGCGGACCAGATCCATATTATCCAGGAGATTGCTTACATCACCTGGCCGGAAACATTTGGAAAGATCCTCTCCAAAGAACAGATCTCTTACATGCTTGGCATGATGTATGACGATGCATCCCTACGCAGCCAGATCACCGAACGTGGTCACGTTTTCCTGCTCGCAAATGTAGATGGTGTATTCGGCGGTTTTGCTTCCTACGAGTTAAATTACAAAAACGAATTAACGGCAAAATTGCACAAGATCTATATCCGGCCGGATATGCAGGGTAAAAATATAGGTAAAGTGCTCATGACGGAAGTGGCAGACATTGCACGGAAAGCCGGAATGCAATACCTTACCCTCAACGTGAACCGCGGAAATAATGCAGTTGGTTTCTATCAACGTTACGGTTTTGAAAAGACCGGCGAAGAAGATATCGATATCGGGAACGGCTATTTTATGAACGATGCTATTATGCAGATGACCTTATGA